The nucleotide window TCCTCACAAAACTATATCCATTGTTGGCCTTTTTGTCTGACTCAAGATAGAAAGGGCTCGGCGTCTTCCTCAGATCCTCCAAATCATACTTCTTCAACTTGTCAGGATCATGGTAGGCCATCCCCCCTGGAGTAGAGCCTGCAACTAGCGCATACAATATGGCAGCCTCCTCCTCCTTGGGCCTTGCATCATCAGCCGTGGCTCTGCCATGTAATCTAGTGTTTGATTTGTCTATCTCCTTGGTCATCCCCTTGATCCGCTCTGCACGCTCATCCTCTGTGAGAGGCGCTTCCCCACGGTCAGCCGGGTAATACATGAGCAGGTTCTTTGCCACGAACTTGGCGCCTTCAAGTGTACTCGGTGGTTGCCCTGATGTACCATACCCATCTGTTATCCTATCGAGCTTGGCGTCCTCCAACAATGGTTTATTCCCCGCCTCGGCAGGCTCCAGTAGGTGGGCGTAGCGCTCGCGGCGGCGTTGGTTTACCTTGTCTAGAATGCGAGAGAAGGACTCGTTGTCCTCGCTGGTGAAGTGGCGGAAGAAGCCGTCGAGGGAGAGCGCGTCCGTgaggtcgtcgtcctcctcctcgggaGCTCCCACGCCGCCGGCAACGGATCCGGCGGGGGTGGTGAGGAAGGACGGGGAGCGGAGCGCAGTGGAGGTGGCCGGCGTCGGGGTGGGGACGGGCCCCGTCCCACGGcgctggaggcggcggcggcggtccagGATCTTGAGCTGCGCATCGCGGAGTATGAGCGGGTCGCGGGACCGCACAGCCTG belongs to Miscanthus floridulus cultivar M001 chromosome 4, ASM1932011v1, whole genome shotgun sequence and includes:
- the LOC136552691 gene encoding uncharacterized protein, which gives rise to MLRSPGNSPRRLSPSPSPSPTPAPSTPRPPSPTPSTASALATASSKRRRPEVLDEDTYVAAIERIIERDFFPDLPRLRDRLDWLQAVRSRDPLILRDAQLKILDRRRRLQRRGTGPVPTPTPATSTALRSPSFLTTPAGSVAGGVGAPEEEDDDLTDALSLDGFFRHFTSEDNESFSRILDKVNQRRRERYAHLLEPAEAGNKPLLEDAKLDRITDGYGTSGQPPSTLEGAKFVAKNLLMYYPADRGEAPLTEDERAERIKGMTKEIDKSNTRLHGRATADDARPKEEEAAILYALVAGSTPGGMAYHDPDKLKKYDLEDLRKTPSPFYLESDKKANNGYSFVRTPSPAPGVDESPFMTWGEIDGTPLRLDPDETPGGSERAHFKIPPPPARDVKAHLLSRDAARKIKERSKIFHRPPLPSPVRGGSASPRTLSPAAQKFVRNAISKSAKSSNTIDESLRASYRGSTPSASTPKTRFSRDPGLASQSPSTRQGSTPPW